In a single window of the Chondrocystis sp. NIES-4102 genome:
- a CDS encoding abortive infection protein, which produces MANSNNPELEPLSRTQILVFMGVTAIILLTVAKIWQKLGAVDLLSVEFTTEAVLWGIGLAIGITLTSGLIYRLWPAYRRSADIYLELVIKPLMWGDLIWLGLLPGLSEELLFRGVMLPALGLNLMAVTISSLLFGVLHLSGTEQWPYVVWATIIGFALGYCALVTGNLFVPVFAHIITNLVSGFLWKFKHPQKQQINSGSDE; this is translated from the coding sequence GTGGCAAATTCTAATAATCCTGAACTTGAACCCCTTAGCCGTACCCAGATCCTAGTATTTATGGGTGTAACTGCTATTATTCTATTAACAGTAGCTAAAATTTGGCAAAAGCTTGGTGCAGTTGACTTGTTATCTGTTGAGTTTACTACTGAAGCCGTCTTGTGGGGTATAGGACTAGCAATTGGTATTACTCTTACGAGTGGCTTAATATACCGTCTGTGGCCTGCCTATCGACGCAGTGCTGATATTTACCTGGAGTTGGTAATTAAACCCTTGATGTGGGGTGATTTAATTTGGTTGGGACTATTACCAGGCTTGAGCGAAGAATTATTGTTTCGAGGGGTGATGTTACCTGCTTTGGGTTTAAATTTAATGGCGGTTACTATTTCTAGTCTTTTATTTGGCGTTTTACATCTTAGTGGTACAGAGCAATGGCCCTATGTAGTTTGGGCTACTATTATTGGTTTTGCCTTGGGATATTGTGCTTTAGTTACAGGCAATTTGTTTGTACCTGTTTTTGCTCATATTATTACTAATTTGGTGTCTGGATTTTTATGGAAGTTTAAGCATCCACAAAAGCAACAAATTAATTCTGGTTCGGATGAATAA
- a CDS encoding transcription-repair coupling factor, giving the protein MAFASVVRAIANSPLTKELINKQNKGQSLLLNGMPRVPKGIVSSSLAKAENKNLFVVCPTLEEAGRWAAQLEAMGWQTVNFYPTSEATPYDHFDPESETIWGQLAVISEQLSISNKEDYKPVAIVATERSLQPHLPPPEVFKSYCLTLSKGMELSSKQLDESLARLGYERVSLVETEGQWSRRGDIVDIFPVSAELPVRLEWFGDELEQLKEFDPANQRSLDKLPQLLLTPTSFSTIIANSILENGKSIESYLTEAELETLIEGNPPEGMRRFLGIAFENPASILDYLPENTLIAFDELEQSQAHSDRWLELAQLQWQGIQPSLPKIYTDFQSCLDNSDKFTCIYLAEIAEATPRLDIAKPDSVSVYNLQARPIPTTPHQFAKLASILRGKREIYNSMTLEKYQTWLVSAQPSRSVALLQEHDCSVQFIPNTQDFRAIEKAHIQHTAVALKYSGLAELEGFILPTYQIVVVTDKEFFGQQTLVSSGYIRKRRRATSKKVDLDKLRPGDYVVHKHHGLGQFLDLETLVSREYLVVKYADGTLRVPADSLDMLTRFRQVGKRAPELDKMASQSWSKTKTRVRKNIKKLAVDLLKLYAKRSKLSGYAYPADSPWQQELEDSFPYQPTPDQLKATQDIKIDLESDRPMDRLVCGDVGFGKTEVAIRAIFKVITSGNKQVAFLAPTTILTQQHYHTLKERFAPYPISVGLLNRFRTPSEKKEILQRLATGELDVVVGTQQLLSADVKFKDLGMLVVDEEQRFGVNQKEKIKAFKSEVDVLTLSATPIPRTLYMSLSGIREMSLITTPPPSRRPIKTHLSPYNPEVVRNAIRNELDRGGQIFYVVPRVEGIEEVSAQIREMIPGVRIAIAHGQMPESELESTMLTFSNGEADLLVCTTIIESGLDIPRVNTIIVEDSQKFGLSQLYQLRGRVGRAGIQAHAWLLYPNKHTLSDLARKRLRALQEFSQLGSGYQLATRDMEIRGVGSLLGAEQSGQMTQIGFDLYMEMLQEAIQEIQGQEIPKVDDTQIDLKLTSFIPTSYIADQEQKMDAYRAIATATSKKELVQIAAEWEDRYGSIPAPTQQLIQVMELKQIAKAIGFSRIKPEGQQNIVLETPMAEPAWNLMAENLPKHLRSRFVYAPKKVIVRGLGIVKPNAQLDSLIEWLGTIFKALPELELV; this is encoded by the coding sequence ATGGCTTTTGCATCAGTAGTACGGGCGATCGCGAATTCGCCTTTAACCAAAGAACTTATCAACAAACAAAATAAAGGTCAATCTTTGTTACTCAACGGTATGCCTCGTGTACCGAAGGGTATTGTAAGTTCGAGTTTAGCAAAAGCAGAAAATAAGAACCTATTTGTAGTATGTCCGACACTTGAAGAAGCTGGACGTTGGGCTGCCCAATTAGAGGCGATGGGGTGGCAGACGGTAAATTTTTATCCCACCTCGGAAGCAACGCCCTATGACCATTTTGACCCTGAATCTGAGACAATTTGGGGACAGTTAGCAGTAATTAGTGAGCAGTTATCAATAAGCAATAAAGAGGACTATAAACCAGTTGCTATTGTGGCGACAGAGCGATCGCTACAGCCTCATTTACCCCCCCCAGAGGTGTTTAAGTCCTATTGTCTAACGCTGTCTAAGGGAATGGAATTGAGTTCTAAGCAGTTGGATGAGTCGCTGGCTAGATTGGGTTATGAACGGGTATCCTTAGTGGAAACTGAAGGACAATGGAGTAGACGCGGTGATATTGTCGATATTTTCCCTGTTTCGGCGGAATTACCCGTAAGACTGGAGTGGTTTGGGGATGAGTTGGAACAATTAAAGGAATTTGACCCTGCTAATCAAAGATCTCTGGATAAATTACCCCAATTATTATTAACCCCAACTTCCTTTAGTACGATAATTGCTAATAGTATTTTAGAAAATGGTAAAAGCATTGAAAGTTATTTAACTGAGGCAGAATTAGAGACTTTAATTGAAGGCAACCCACCTGAAGGAATGAGACGATTTTTAGGGATTGCTTTTGAAAACCCTGCTTCAATTTTAGATTATTTACCAGAAAATACTTTAATAGCTTTTGATGAATTAGAACAGTCCCAAGCCCATAGCGATCGCTGGTTGGAATTAGCACAATTGCAATGGCAAGGTATTCAACCCAGTCTGCCAAAAATTTATACAGACTTTCAATCTTGTCTTGATAATAGTGATAAGTTTACTTGTATTTATTTAGCTGAAATTGCTGAGGCTACCCCACGTTTAGATATAGCCAAGCCAGATAGCGTATCGGTTTATAACTTACAAGCGCGTCCAATTCCTACTACTCCACATCAGTTTGCTAAGTTAGCCAGTATCTTAAGGGGTAAGCGAGAAATTTATAACAGCATGACTTTAGAAAAGTATCAAACCTGGTTAGTTTCTGCACAACCAAGTCGTTCTGTTGCTTTATTACAAGAACATGATTGTTCTGTACAATTTATTCCTAATACCCAAGATTTTCGGGCAATTGAAAAGGCGCATATTCAACATACGGCGGTAGCTTTAAAATATTCTGGTTTAGCAGAATTGGAAGGGTTTATTTTACCTACCTATCAGATTGTTGTTGTTACCGATAAAGAGTTTTTTGGACAACAAACTTTAGTAAGTTCTGGGTATATCCGTAAACGTCGTCGGGCTACTTCTAAAAAAGTAGATCTCGATAAATTACGCCCTGGGGATTATGTGGTACATAAACATCATGGTTTGGGTCAATTTCTAGATTTAGAAACCTTAGTTAGTCGTGAATATTTAGTAGTAAAATATGCCGACGGTACATTAAGAGTTCCTGCTGATTCATTGGATATGTTAACTCGCTTTCGACAGGTGGGAAAACGTGCGCCAGAATTAGATAAAATGGCTAGTCAGTCTTGGTCTAAAACTAAGACAAGAGTCAGAAAAAATATTAAGAAACTAGCAGTAGATTTATTAAAACTCTATGCCAAACGATCAAAACTTTCTGGTTATGCCTATCCTGCCGATAGTCCCTGGCAACAAGAATTAGAAGATTCCTTCCCCTATCAACCAACCCCAGATCAACTAAAAGCTACCCAGGATATCAAAATAGATTTAGAAAGCGATCGCCCGATGGATCGTTTAGTATGTGGTGATGTTGGTTTTGGCAAAACGGAAGTAGCAATTAGGGCAATTTTTAAAGTAATTACTAGTGGTAATAAACAGGTTGCTTTTCTTGCACCAACTACTATTTTAACCCAGCAACATTACCATACCCTCAAGGAAAGATTTGCGCCTTATCCTATTAGTGTGGGTTTATTAAATCGTTTCCGCACTCCTTCAGAAAAAAAAGAGATCCTACAACGCCTGGCTACAGGAGAATTGGATGTAGTGGTGGGTACACAGCAATTATTATCTGCTGATGTTAAATTTAAAGATTTAGGAATGCTAGTAGTTGATGAAGAACAAAGATTTGGGGTAAACCAAAAGGAAAAAATTAAAGCCTTTAAATCTGAGGTGGATGTTTTAACCCTCTCGGCTACTCCCATTCCCCGTACTCTTTATATGTCTTTATCGGGTATTCGCGAGATGAGTTTGATTACTACTCCCCCACCTTCCCGTCGTCCAATTAAAACCCATCTTTCCCCCTATAACCCTGAAGTCGTTCGTAATGCAATTCGTAATGAATTAGATCGGGGTGGACAGATATTTTATGTTGTCCCTAGGGTAGAAGGTATTGAGGAAGTTAGCGCGCAAATAAGGGAAATGATTCCTGGTGTAAGAATTGCGATCGCTCATGGACAGATGCCAGAATCGGAATTAGAATCTACCATGTTAACTTTTAGTAATGGGGAAGCAGATTTATTAGTTTGCACCACTATTATTGAGTCTGGGTTAGATATTCCCCGTGTAAATACAATTATTGTGGAAGATTCCCAGAAATTTGGCTTGTCGCAACTATATCAGTTAAGAGGTCGAGTAGGACGAGCAGGGATTCAGGCACACGCTTGGTTACTATACCCCAATAAACACACTTTATCAGATCTAGCTCGTAAAAGACTCAGAGCTTTACAAGAATTTAGTCAACTGGGTTCGGGTTATCAATTGGCAACTAGGGATATGGAAATACGCGGTGTGGGTAGTCTTTTGGGTGCAGAACAATCAGGACAAATGACTCAAATAGGTTTTGATCTTTATATGGAAATGCTGCAAGAAGCAATTCAAGAGATCCAAGGTCAAGAAATACCCAAGGTAGATGATACCCAAATTGATCTTAAGCTTACTTCCTTTATTCCTACCAGCTACATCGCCGATCAAGAACAAAAAATGGATGCTTATCGGGCGATCGCTACTGCAACATCGAAAAAAGAACTCGTGCAGATCGCAGCAGAATGGGAAGATCGTTATGGATCAATCCCTGCGCCTACCCAACAGCTAATTCAAGTGATGGAATTAAAACAAATAGCTAAAGCGATCGGTTTTTCTCGCATTAAACCTGAAGGACAACAAAATATTGTGTTAGAAACCCCTATGGCTGAACCTGCTTGGAATTTAATGGCGGAAAATCTCCCTAAGCACTTGCGATCGCGTTTTGTTTATGCGCCCAAGAAGGTTATTGTACGCGGTTTGGGTATTGTTAAGCCTAATGCGCAATTAGATAGTTTGATTGAGTGGTTGGGTACAATTTTCAAGGCTTTACCTGAGTTGGAGTTAGTTTAA
- a CDS encoding YiaAB two helix domain protein has translation MSKKYINQDHSSAWVMQTWLSFIISISTTAIGIIYLPVDPWIKGFMGMGLTFTVGSTISLTKTQRDIYEAKKITYKVEEARVERILTEHDNFK, from the coding sequence ATGAGCAAAAAATATATAAATCAAGACCATAGTTCTGCGTGGGTAATGCAAACATGGCTATCATTTATAATTTCTATTTCAACAACTGCGATCGGGATTATCTACTTACCTGTAGACCCTTGGATTAAAGGTTTTATGGGCATGGGTTTAACTTTCACTGTAGGTTCAACTATTAGCTTAACCAAAACCCAAAGAGATATATATGAAGCAAAAAAAATAACTTATAAAGTTGAAGAGGCAAGAGTAGAGAGGATTTTAACAGAACACGATAATTTTAAATAA
- a CDS encoding RNA-directed DNA polymerase: protein MDYVELIQQEYEWADLPWKKFEKVLYKLQKRIYQASIRGNVKNIKRLQKLLINSRSAKLISVRKVSQDNQGAKTAGVDGKKMLTPKQRFELVDKINLGSKVSPVRRVWIPKPEKQETRPLGIPTIKDRAIQCLVKLALEPEWEAKFEKNSYGFRPGRSCHDAIAAIFDATRYKPKYVLDADISQCFDCINHRKLLQKLKTFPKLRKQIRAWLKAGVWDKETLFMTNKGVPQGGVLSPLLANIALHGMEEYIKDFAETQNITYPNGGCMSKQRKRDSISLIRYADDLVVLHHKHDIVVKSKEKLSNWLKEIGLELKPSKTRITHTLHNCGAEKKGFDFLGFNVQQYTVGKYNCGKCRGKSLGFKTLIKPSKKSILRHYKQLAKIITEAKSWKQEALIGKLNPIIRGWCNYFSIGVSKKVFQKMDWLIWWKLFKWGISRHNNKGKDWCKNKYFQKYETYNINEGKIISKNWIFATTKDGNIHNWLLSHGDTKIIHYTKVKSDVSPYDGNLIYWSSRMGKNPLMPSRKAKLLKTQKGKCNWCGLTFRQDDVLEVDHVIPKSKGGTDYYKNLQVLHRHCHDKKTSADGSHEPTFKPVKLPQGWYWEGGMLIT from the coding sequence ATGGACTATGTTGAATTAATACAACAAGAGTATGAATGGGCAGACCTACCCTGGAAGAAATTCGAGAAGGTTCTGTATAAGCTTCAAAAACGTATCTATCAAGCGTCCATTCGTGGCAATGTCAAAAACATTAAACGACTCCAAAAATTACTAATTAACTCCAGAAGTGCAAAATTAATATCGGTTCGTAAAGTCTCCCAAGATAACCAGGGTGCAAAAACGGCAGGTGTGGACGGAAAAAAAATGCTGACCCCAAAGCAACGTTTTGAACTGGTTGATAAAATCAACTTGGGTTCTAAAGTGTCTCCTGTTAGAAGGGTATGGATTCCCAAACCAGAAAAACAAGAGACAAGACCTTTAGGAATACCTACGATAAAAGACCGAGCAATACAATGCCTTGTCAAATTAGCTCTTGAGCCAGAATGGGAAGCAAAGTTCGAGAAAAACAGCTATGGTTTTCGACCTGGACGCTCATGCCATGATGCTATTGCAGCAATTTTCGATGCAACAAGATATAAACCAAAATATGTTCTTGATGCTGATATCAGTCAATGTTTCGACTGTATCAATCACAGAAAATTACTACAAAAGCTAAAAACATTTCCAAAGCTTCGTAAACAAATACGAGCCTGGCTAAAGGCAGGAGTCTGGGATAAAGAAACACTTTTCATGACTAATAAAGGAGTACCTCAAGGCGGGGTATTAAGCCCCTTACTTGCAAATATTGCCTTGCATGGAATGGAGGAGTATATCAAAGACTTTGCGGAAACTCAAAACATCACCTATCCGAATGGAGGATGTATGAGTAAACAACGTAAAAGAGACTCAATATCTCTAATTAGATACGCAGACGACTTAGTTGTACTCCACCACAAACATGACATAGTTGTGAAAAGCAAAGAAAAGCTCTCAAACTGGCTAAAAGAGATAGGACTAGAGTTAAAACCCAGTAAAACTCGAATTACACACACCTTACATAATTGTGGGGCTGAAAAAAAAGGATTCGACTTTTTAGGATTTAACGTCCAACAATATACCGTTGGAAAATACAACTGCGGAAAGTGTAGAGGAAAATCACTAGGCTTTAAAACCTTAATCAAGCCTAGCAAGAAAAGCATCCTAAGACACTATAAACAACTGGCAAAAATAATTACCGAAGCCAAATCTTGGAAACAAGAAGCATTAATAGGTAAACTTAACCCTATTATTCGCGGATGGTGTAATTATTTTTCCATAGGGGTGTCAAAGAAAGTTTTTCAAAAAATGGATTGGTTAATCTGGTGGAAACTCTTTAAATGGGGAATAAGTAGGCATAATAATAAAGGAAAGGATTGGTGTAAAAACAAATACTTCCAAAAATATGAAACTTACAACATAAACGAAGGTAAAATCATCAGTAAAAATTGGATATTCGCGACAACCAAAGATGGAAATATTCATAATTGGCTACTTTCACATGGTGACACAAAAATCATCCATTATACGAAAGTAAAAAGCGATGTCAGTCCTTACGATGGAAACTTAATTTACTGGAGTTCCCGTATGGGAAAAAATCCCCTAATGCCATCCCGCAAAGCAAAATTGCTTAAAACCCAAAAAGGAAAATGCAACTGGTGCGGTTTAACGTTCAGACAAGATGATGTATTAGAAGTAGACCACGTTATCCCAAAATCAAAAGGTGGAACGGATTACTATAAAAACTTGCAGGTACTTCATCGACATTGCCATGATAAAAAGACATCAGCCGACGGATCACACGAACCTACCTTTAAACCAGTAAAACTCCCTCAAGGATGGTATTGGGAAGGAGGAATGTTGATTACATAG
- a CDS encoding Mo-dependent nitrogenase-like protein has protein sequence MTTLIQNNKQKSKNPWQFFQQWLERLEIKEEKTALRIVKLIPSQCPFAREIKAFGRVIIRIPALCKFNPLYEQLIELRFRALCFLADCGEDITPYCS, from the coding sequence ATGACAACTCTAATTCAAAACAATAAACAGAAATCAAAAAATCCTTGGCAATTTTTTCAACAATGGCTTGAACGTTTAGAGATTAAAGAGGAAAAAACGGCACTACGCATTGTTAAGTTGATTCCCTCTCAATGTCCCTTTGCACGTGAAATAAAGGCGTTTGGTCGAGTCATTATTCGTATTCCTGCTTTATGTAAATTCAATCCTCTATACGAACAGCTAATAGAACTAAGGTTTCGCGCACTTTGCTTTCTAGCCGATTGTGGTGAAGATATTACACCTTATTGTTCGTAG